A genomic window from Pecten maximus chromosome 4, xPecMax1.1, whole genome shotgun sequence includes:
- the LOC117325251 gene encoding uncharacterized protein LOC117325251 isoform X3, whose translation MINSRVLSSEDQQWSFIIRGSTAEFYHQRINSRVLSSENQQCSFIIKGSIAEFYHQRINSGVLSSKDQQQSFIIRGSTAEFYHQRWKHQRINSGVYHQRINSRVLSSENQQCSFIIKGSIAEFYHQRINSGVLSSKDQQQSFIIRGSTAEFYHQRWKHQRINSSFIIRGSTVEFYHQRWKHQRINSSFIIRGSTVEFIIRGSTVEFIIRESTVQFYHQRINSGVLSSEDQQWSLSSENQQCSFIICM comes from the exons ATGATCAATAGTAGAGTTTTATCATCAGAG GATCAACAGTGGAGTTTTATCATCAGAGGATCAACAGCGGAGTTTTATCATCAGAG GATCAACAGTAGAGTTTTATCATCAGAGAATCAACAGTGCAGTTTTATCATCAAAGGATCAATAGCGGAGTTTTATCATCAGAGGATCAACAGCGGAGTTTTATCATCAAAGGATCAACAGCAGAGTTTTATCATCAGAGGATCAACAGCGGAGTTTTATCATCAGAGGTGGAAACATCAGAGGATCAACAGTGGAGTTTATCATCAGAGGATCAACAGTAGAGTTTTATCATCAGAGAATCAACAGTGCAGTTTTATCATCAAAGGATCAATAGCGGAGTTTTATCATCAGAGGATCAACAGCGGAGTTTTATCATCAAAGGATCAACAGCAGAGTTTTATCATCAGAGGATCAACAGCGGAGTTTTATCATCAGAGGTGGAAACATCAGAGGATCAACAGTAGTTTTATCATCAGAGGATCAACAGTAGAGTTTTATCATCAGAG GTGGAAACATCAGAGGATCAACAGTAGTTTTATCATCAGAGGATCAACAGTGGAGTTTATCATCAGAGGATCAACAGTGGAGTTTATCATCAGAGAATCAACAGTGCAGTTTTATCATCAGAGGATCAACAGCGGAGTTTTATCATCAGAG GATCAACAGTGGAGTTTATCATCAGAGAATCAACAGTGCAGTTTTATCATCTGCATGTAG
- the LOC117325251 gene encoding uncharacterized protein LOC117325251 isoform X2, giving the protein MINSRVLSSEDQQWSFIIRGSTAEFYHQRINSRVLSSENQQCSFIIKGSIAEFYHQRINSGVLSSKDQQQSFIIRGSTAEFYHQRWKHQRINSGVYHQRINSRVLSSENQQCSFIIKGSIAEFYHQRINSGVLSSKDQQQSFIIRGSTAEFYHQRWKHQRINSSFIIRGSTVEFYHQRWKHQRINSSFIIRGSTVEFIIRGSTVEFIIRESTVQFYHQRINSGVLSSEVETSEDQQWSLSSENQQCSFIICM; this is encoded by the exons ATGATCAATAGTAGAGTTTTATCATCAGAG GATCAACAGTGGAGTTTTATCATCAGAGGATCAACAGCGGAGTTTTATCATCAGAG GATCAACAGTAGAGTTTTATCATCAGAGAATCAACAGTGCAGTTTTATCATCAAAGGATCAATAGCGGAGTTTTATCATCAGAGGATCAACAGCGGAGTTTTATCATCAAAGGATCAACAGCAGAGTTTTATCATCAGAGGATCAACAGCGGAGTTTTATCATCAGAGGTGGAAACATCAGAGGATCAACAGTGGAGTTTATCATCAGAGGATCAACAGTAGAGTTTTATCATCAGAGAATCAACAGTGCAGTTTTATCATCAAAGGATCAATAGCGGAGTTTTATCATCAGAGGATCAACAGCGGAGTTTTATCATCAAAGGATCAACAGCAGAGTTTTATCATCAGAGGATCAACAGCGGAGTTTTATCATCAGAGGTGGAAACATCAGAGGATCAACAGTAGTTTTATCATCAGAGGATCAACAGTAGAGTTTTATCATCAGAG GTGGAAACATCAGAGGATCAACAGTAGTTTTATCATCAGAGGATCAACAGTGGAGTTTATCATCAGAGGATCAACAGTGGAGTTTATCATCAGAGAATCAACAGTGCAGTTTTATCATCAGAGGATCAACAGCGGAGTTTTATCATCAGAGGTGGAAACATCAGAG GATCAACAGTGGAGTTTATCATCAGAGAATCAACAGTGCAGTTTTATCATCTGCATGTAG
- the LOC117325251 gene encoding uncharacterized protein LOC117325251 isoform X4: MINSRVLSSEDQQWSFIIRGSTAEFYHQRINSRVLSSENQQCSFIIKGSIAEFYHQRINSGVLSSKDQQQSFIIRGSTAEFYHQRWKHQRINSGVYHQRINSRVLSSENQQCSFIIKGSIAEFYHQRINSGVLSSKDQQQSFIIRGSTAEFYHQRWKHQRINSSFIIRGSTVEFYHQRWKHQRINSSFIIRGSTVEFIIRGSTVEFIIRESTVQFYHQRINSGVLSSEVETSEVQQ; this comes from the exons ATGATCAATAGTAGAGTTTTATCATCAGAG GATCAACAGTGGAGTTTTATCATCAGAGGATCAACAGCGGAGTTTTATCATCAGAG GATCAACAGTAGAGTTTTATCATCAGAGAATCAACAGTGCAGTTTTATCATCAAAGGATCAATAGCGGAGTTTTATCATCAGAGGATCAACAGCGGAGTTTTATCATCAAAGGATCAACAGCAGAGTTTTATCATCAGAGGATCAACAGCGGAGTTTTATCATCAGAGGTGGAAACATCAGAGGATCAACAGTGGAGTTTATCATCAGAGGATCAACAGTAGAGTTTTATCATCAGAGAATCAACAGTGCAGTTTTATCATCAAAGGATCAATAGCGGAGTTTTATCATCAGAGGATCAACAGCGGAGTTTTATCATCAAAGGATCAACAGCAGAGTTTTATCATCAGAGGATCAACAGCGGAGTTTTATCATCAGAGGTGGAAACATCAGAGGATCAACAGTAGTTTTATCATCAGAGGATCAACAGTAGAGTTTTATCATCAGAG GTGGAAACATCAGAGGATCAACAGTAGTTTTATCATCAGAGGATCAACAGTGGAGTTTATCATCAGAGGATCAACAGTGGAGTTTATCATCAGAGAATCAACAGTGCAGTTTTATCATCAGAGGATCAACAGCGGAGTTTTATCATCAGAGGTGGAAACATCAGAGGTTCAACAGTAG
- the LOC117325251 gene encoding uncharacterized protein LOC117325251 isoform X1 — translation MINSRVLSSEDQQWSFIIRGSTAEFYHQRINSRVLSSENQQCSFIIKGSIAEFYHQRINSGVLSSKDQQQSFIIRGSTAEFYHQRWKHQRINSGVYHQRINSRVLSSENQQCSFIIKGSIAEFYHQRINSGVLSSKDQQQSFIIRGSTAEFYHQRWKHQRINSSFIIRGSTVEFYHQRWKHQRINSSFIIRGSTVEFIIRGSTVEFIIRESTVQFYHQRINSGVLSSEDQQLSFIIRGSTVEFIIRESTVQFYHLHVAIII, via the exons ATGATCAATAGTAGAGTTTTATCATCAGAG GATCAACAGTGGAGTTTTATCATCAGAGGATCAACAGCGGAGTTTTATCATCAGAG GATCAACAGTAGAGTTTTATCATCAGAGAATCAACAGTGCAGTTTTATCATCAAAGGATCAATAGCGGAGTTTTATCATCAGAGGATCAACAGCGGAGTTTTATCATCAAAGGATCAACAGCAGAGTTTTATCATCAGAGGATCAACAGCGGAGTTTTATCATCAGAGGTGGAAACATCAGAGGATCAACAGTGGAGTTTATCATCAGAGGATCAACAGTAGAGTTTTATCATCAGAGAATCAACAGTGCAGTTTTATCATCAAAGGATCAATAGCGGAGTTTTATCATCAGAGGATCAACAGCGGAGTTTTATCATCAAAGGATCAACAGCAGAGTTTTATCATCAGAGGATCAACAGCGGAGTTTTATCATCAGAGGTGGAAACATCAGAGGATCAACAGTAGTTTTATCATCAGAGGATCAACAGTAGAGTTTTATCATCAGAG GTGGAAACATCAGAGGATCAACAGTAGTTTTATCATCAGAGGATCAACAGTGGAGTTTATCATCAGAGGATCAACAGTGGAGTTTATCATCAGAGAATCAACAGTGCAGTTTTATCATCAGAGGATCAACAGCGGAGTTTTATCATCAGAG GATCAACAGCTGAGTTTTATCATCAGAGGATCAACAGTGGAGTTTATCATCAGAGAATCAACAGTGCAGTTTTATCATCTGCATGTAGCTATCATAATATAA